The following coding sequences are from one uncultured Bacteroides sp. window:
- a CDS encoding MATE family efflux transporter yields MNKKILQIAIPSIISNITVPLLGLIDVAIVGHLGAAAYIGAVAVGGMLFNVLYWSLGFLRMGTSGMTSQAYGKRSLDEVVRLLIRSLTTGISLGLCFILLQYPLQLVAFHFIGGSEEVETFAALYFRICIWGAPAVLALYSFMGWFIGMQNSRFPMYISIVQNIVNILVSLCLVFVFDLKIAGVAWGTLIAQYAGVLMAILLWRRYYARLGFWRYFMESLQLNAMLRFFSVNSDIFLRTLCLVAVTVFFTSSGAKEGDVLLAVNTLLMQLFTLFSYIMDGFAYAGEALGGRYVGARDKPSLHRLVTRLFLWGGFLALLFTLLYGLGGNGFLRLLTNDEEVILTSGNYLYWALAIPLTAFAAFLWDGLFIGATATRYMLLSMLVASAAFFGVYYLLHDYWGNHALWAAFIIYLTLRGVMQTYLGRRVLANI; encoded by the coding sequence ATGAACAAGAAAATACTTCAGATAGCCATTCCTTCTATCATCTCTAATATCACAGTTCCTTTACTCGGATTGATCGATGTTGCTATTGTGGGACATCTCGGTGCGGCAGCTTATATTGGTGCGGTAGCAGTAGGGGGGATGCTCTTCAATGTGCTCTATTGGAGTTTGGGATTTCTCCGTATGGGGACTAGCGGGATGACTTCACAAGCTTACGGTAAAAGGAGTTTAGATGAAGTTGTGCGCTTGCTGATTCGTTCACTTACCACCGGTATCAGTCTAGGGCTTTGTTTTATTCTGCTGCAATATCCGTTGCAACTGGTTGCTTTTCATTTTATAGGAGGCAGTGAAGAAGTAGAGACTTTTGCAGCGCTCTATTTTCGTATTTGTATATGGGGAGCGCCTGCTGTGCTGGCACTTTATAGTTTTATGGGGTGGTTCATCGGGATGCAAAATTCCCGTTTCCCAATGTATATTTCCATCGTTCAGAACATTGTTAATATCCTTGTCAGTCTATGCCTCGTTTTTGTGTTCGATCTTAAGATAGCGGGAGTAGCATGGGGCACTTTGATAGCCCAATATGCCGGAGTACTGATGGCTATTCTGCTCTGGAGGCGTTACTATGCCCGATTGGGCTTTTGGCGATACTTCATGGAAAGTTTGCAGTTGAATGCCATGCTTCGCTTCTTCTCTGTAAATAGCGATATTTTTCTACGTACGCTTTGTTTGGTGGCTGTGACAGTGTTTTTTACCTCTTCCGGCGCAAAAGAAGGAGACGTGCTACTTGCCGTGAATACCTTGTTGATGCAACTCTTCACACTATTCTCTTATATTATGGATGGTTTCGCTTATGCGGGCGAAGCTCTGGGAGGTCGTTATGTAGGTGCGCGAGATAAACCTTCTTTGCATCGTCTGGTTACTCGCCTTTTTCTTTGGGGAGGATTTCTAGCACTCTTGTTTACGCTCCTGTATGGATTAGGAGGAAATGGCTTTTTAAGGCTGCTGACCAATGATGAAGAGGTGATACTCACTTCCGGCAATTATTTATATTGGGCACTGGCTATTCCCCTAACTGCTTTTGCTGCTTTTCTGTGGGATGGTCTTTTTATCGGTGCTACCGCCACTCGCTACATGCTGCTCTCCATGCTGGTAGCTTCCGCCGCTTTCTTTGGCGTATATTATCTGCTTCATGACTATTGGGGAAACCATGCTCTTTGGGCAGCTTTTATTATTTATCTTACCTTGCGTGGAGTGATGCAAACCTATTTAGGGCGACGGGTGTTGGCAAATATATAA